The genomic DNA CACTGGCTGCTTAATTTTCACAGGAAATCGGTCACGAATCAGAAACTTCCTCCTCGTGTGAACTCGTCTCCACTAATCAATTGAACAGTTCTGTGTGCAGATCGACGTTTCTTCATTGGAGCATAAACAAATCGGCAAACAAAACAATTTATGAAAACATTTCCGTGTCTAGCTGTGGAAACTTTGAAAAGGTTGAACGAGATTTGGAAACTGCCCAGAACTTGGTTGTTAAAAACCTGCCAACACTTATGCCGCTTCTTTGTCACTATGCTTTCGATAAATGCACTAAAGACATCGGTCACGACAAGTTATCAAAAACTAAAGCCATTTGCGCTGAAATCTCAAAactcaaaataaaaaatatacTCAAAATAGCGCCTTTTCTTCATATCTCCTGCCTGTCAATTCCCAAATGCATGAGAAATGAGTCACAAGGGAGTAACATTTCAAGCTGTCCAACGCCTCTCATACCTACACGTACCAAATTTGCGCGAACGTTCGGCCTATACTGCTCTCCCCCGTGTGATCAGCCAACTTCGAAAACAGGTGCAACAATCTTTAAGATTATACTGTACGTTTCAGTGTTAATCCACTGGACTTGTATTGCTGTCGTATTGATTACGTGGATAAAAGCAAAGAATCTGTATGCATCAAAACTCCCTCGCAGTAGCCGAACTGAGTGAATGCTTCTTAGGTTTAGCTATCAGTCGGTGACGAGTGTATTTTCAACTGGAGCATTAGTTCTATATAGTAAGTAGCGATCGCAATACTCTTGACCAGCTAGGACTTGGCTCTTTTCTTCACTACATAGGCAGTGCAATAACAATTCCAGCCATTTTGGGCGAAAAAAAGACTTACTGCAAATACGACAGTCAgtttgattcttttgtttACCCAACTACAATCTGCCACATTCAAGGTACGAAACTTTGCTAACTTTTTATGCTCCCCTATGTTATATACATTTCAGGGTTACTCTTTCAGTTTGGCTATGTCTCTTTCTTGTTTTGGTGGCTCTGTTCTGTGGCAAATTCAGTTTTGACAGTGGACAATTTGGCCATAAAAGTCAAAAgaagcttttcttttttcagctgATCCTGTCGTTAATTCTACCTAGCGGACAGCTTGCTGTTTCTCTGATACATGGCATGCAATACACGAGAGCATCGCCCTACGCGATCTTTTGCGTTTCCCCCTCAGGTTTCTGGCACTTTTATTCCTATGTGGTGCCCGCTGACATTTTGATTCTGTGCGGAACAGTTATGTCTGTTTACGTTATGGTCAAACTGAGTCaggtgagaaagaaactctTCTAAACTATTGAAACGCCATAACGCTTCTCTACAAAGGCTAAGAAAACGAGCGTTTGCCATCTATCCGTTGGAAAACGGCAAGAAGTCGCCGAAGCGTATGCGCTCGTTCAAAAGAGGTTCCTGCTCCTGTCTATACTTATTCCCCTGATTTTCGCCTGGATCGGCGCTACAATTACAATTTACGGCCACGGTTTGTCGACAGGTTTAGCCTCCTGCATAGGCAGAAATAACGGGACAAACCTAAATGAATGCATTTTAAAGCTCGCGGAAAAAGCCGGCTGGCCCGTCTCCTTGCTCTTTAATTTCGTCGTAAGCGACATCGTTTCAATTGCCTTCGTCGCTTATTGCCTTCTTCCAAAACCGGCAAGAGCCGTCTGGTCACAGTTGTGGAGAAAATGTagaagaagacaaatcgCCGAACAAAGCTGCGATACGTCGACGGGACTTGAACATCCGAGCGCTACAACACCCCTTTTTCCGTCTTCAACGACTTTGGAAGATGCTGTATTAAGTGAAACtgactcgtcgtcgtaaaGCCGCAGGAATTGGAGATCTAGCATGCAATCGCTTCGCTAGGTGTTGGTGTTTGAGATTGATGTAGTTGCATGTGCCAGCTGAATGCTAGAAATGAGAGCGACAAACCCAATCGAATTCCTCTTTTCTGTCTCTTGCATAGCCATAGGTTTTCCACTGCAAGACTTAATTGGACAGCTGAAGCTTACGCTCCTAATCAATTTGCTTGCTGTGCTTGCTGTTCTTGTCTGTCTCACTCTGGCAGCCTACTAGTGGCGCTTCGTTTCGCCTGTTCGACGCCGTGGCGATAGCGGAGACGATCGCGCAGTGATTTCGAGTGAGAAAACAGCGAAGGAGACGGGTTGGAAGTTACTTGGAACGTTTTTCGCGGCGGGCGTCGCGCCTTCGATGCGATATCGCCGTCGTTAGCTTTCGAAAGATTTGTCTCTTCAAAGACAACGACTCATTTGGGTCGACCGCTAACGGATCCCTCGGATCGCGAAAGATTCCTGCCTTGGACCGGAGCAGACCCATAGCTACGTTCcaaatgcgcatgcgcatCTTCACAAGATCCGTCAAATAATTTCAACTGCAAAAGTACGACAGTCAATTATTTGCCATGTTCAAGGTATAGCAGTTTAATTGCTCGTTACTCGTTCAGTTTGGCTACATACAGTATACTTAATTCATTTGTTACACTCCTTTGACCAGGCTCGGTCCGTCCTCCATTatgaaaaatttattttattgaagTCCCTAAGTTCATTCCCTGTACGGCTTCGATTCGCCACTGTACGGCTTTAGTCATGACTTCTCCGTCGAACGCTTCCATCTTCTCTTGGCTCTTGTGCGTATTGATCGTCAGTGCGCTAGCTATAGCTCGCAATagtgctcgtcgttcgtcccCCCAACGCGTCGGTATGACGACCATCGCACCAGATTCTATCAACGCAAAACCGATGGTCTACGCGAGAACAGACCTGAATTCTAAGCAAGCAACGACATTAATAactaatcaattaattaaatcgccgaaacaacagcaacaacaaagACAAAATTAGACGAAGTTCAGCGTCAGGCTTCTGTCCACAATTGCGCACTCAATGTCTTCACGAAAACCGTACTTTTTAGAAGATTTATGATCCCATTTGTTTGCTCGTTCGTCATAAACAGCAACACAGCCAACTTGTACAAAATACATCCTCTTGCTGCAATGATCATAAGCGAGTCCGCGGCAtacttttttttcaaaaaaattctcaacaACAGAGAAGCGTTCGCTGCAGCAGTTGAAAACTACTGCAGTTGTAGAAAAACTGCTATGAACGTATAATCGGTCTTCCGTTGTGACGTAGCCACATGAAAGTGCCAGGTAATGCATGCCAGGAAGCGGGCAAGGCTTAAACTCACACCAACGGTCTTCCAATGCATCATACTTCATATATCCCAATCCGTTATCACTATAGCCCATTGCAAAAACCTTCTTAGTCAGCGAAAATATAATGAAGGAATGACCAAAAGAGCCCATCGGAAGGGAAACGGGAATCCACGTTTCCTTCTGTGGATCAAACACCTCGCACATCGCCTTTCTATTCCCGATACTCATACCGTAAATGCGATTGTCACAACAAACTATTTCATATTTCAATCGTGGCCAAGACATaggcgcgacgtcgtctaccCATTGCCGTCGCACAGCGTCATATTGCTGAACAGTTTCAGTAATATCAGTTCCTGACACTGATTCAAGTTCACACGAGCTGTAGCCACCAAGAGCGTAAAGATTGTCATATGATGTCACAACCCTATGGCAACACGTTTCCTGAGCAAGGGATGGAAACGCAGTCCACGTGTCATTGCTGGCGTTGTATATACTAGCTTCACCGTCCACTACGTACCCTTGTGTAACAACCTTGTTATCACTCAACACGTCTTTGTAGAACATTCCACCGGAAATTAGTagaacgccgtcgcatcCGATTCGATGCCGACAAGACTTGCCTGACGAGTGATCATAGTGAGACACCAAGTCAAGATCCGAGAGAACGTCGCTCGTTTCTTGGTAATTAAGTAGTGGAAACCGAACGACTTTCGACAGTGTTTTGACTTGAGCTCGGCGAGACGCTTCATCGTGATTCATCCACTTTCGCAATATCCtcagaacgtcgtcttctgacGCCACGCCCAATTCATCCTGAGCTAAAATC from Oscarella lobularis chromosome 11, ooOscLobu1.1, whole genome shotgun sequence includes the following:
- the LOC136193074 gene encoding kelch-like protein diablo translates to MAETIAFKTRNHSSTAMNLDSLRLSNYLCDVVIVSEDGQRFPAHRIILASSSPFFRSMFEGSFRESNQSDVAIRNVDGAVMKMLIEYAYRRETECPAVAENVLSLCEAAHYVQFDELFQLCSDWLRLHVDTSDCVIVGIVADRHGNLDLLRVADRVAAVNIALLAEREEFLSLSVEHLSRILAQDELGVASEDDVLRILRKWMNHDEASRRAQVKTLSKVVRFPLLNYQETSDVLSDLDLVSHYDHSSGKSCRHRIGCDGVLLISGGMFYKDVLSDNKVVTQGYVVDGEASIYNASNDTWTAFPSLAQETCCHRVVTSYDNLYALGGYSSCELESVSGTDITETVQQYDAVRRQWVDDVAPMSWPRLKYEIVCCDNRIYGMSIGNRKAMCEVFDPQKETWIPVSLPMGSFGHSFIIFSLTKKVFAMGYSDNGLGYMKYDALEDRWCEFKPCPLPGMHYLALSCGYVTTEDRLYVHSSFSTTAVVFNCCSERFSVVENFFEKKVCRGLAYDHCSKRMYFVQVGCVAVYDERANKWDHKSSKKYGFREDIECAIVDRSLTLNFV